GAGTTCAGGCCAGGCAAGGCGAAGAAGGCATCTGTCACTCTGatctcatcgtcgtcgtcagtCCAGACTAGAGTTCCGTTACTTTCACCGGCAAGCAGCAGCGGCAGGTTAGTACTcgcctctcctcttcttcttcttttcccttCCCATGATTAGCCGATAATTCTTCGCAGATTGGCTTTATTTAACTTGTTATTAGTGCCTAATGTGAAAAGATAAAGCCTAACCTGAATGATTTGTTTTTGTTGCTGTCTCAGTGTCTCTGTGCCTGGCGTTTCTTTGATATATGCTGCATGTAGTTCCATCCATACAGCTTGTTGTTCATTCAGATCCTTGTTCAGTTACTCCTACCTCTGAAAGTTTTCATGTCAGCACCCTTCAGATCTATACGTATCTTGCTTGCAATGGTTTTTCTTGATGTGTAGTCCTGCATGAACTAATTAATTATTACTTACTAGGAATCTGCATTCTCCTGTTGGGAACAGTGGATATTCGTGTCCCAGAAGGTTTGCATGGTCCCAAGATGTTTTCTGTTAAATAAATCGTGCAGAACAAAAGAAATGTTTCTGCATACCCTGTTGTTCCTGAATGCACATTGCACAAGTACAGTTTTGATTTCCTTTTCCCCCGTGGATTCAGTTCCTTCAAACAAGAATTTTGATTCCCATCACATTccttcagagaagaagaagatctgAATCTGATCATACCCTTTTCTGGATGCTGCAAGCAGTCGCCATCGGCCATCGCCAAGACAAACAATGGAGTCGTCACCAGCGCCAGCAAGAAGCGCGAGGGCTCCACCAACTCCAACCTGCACCGTCCCGGGGCTGCTCGTCGGCCTCACAAAGCTCTTCAACCTCACCAAGGTCTGCGCAGCTCCAACACCGGCGGCCGACGACGGCAACGCCGAGGCAGCAGCGACGACAAAACCCGGAcacgaccccgaccccgaccccggCCCGGACCCGAGGCTCGTTCTCGCGAGGCTGTTCGACGCGGTGTCGGCGCTCAAATCCGGCTACGTCAAGCTGCAGCGAGCGCACTTCCCCTACGACCCCGACAAGGTCGCCCTCGCCGGGGCCTTGGCGTCCGAGCTCGACTCGGTCGCCTCGCTGCAGTGCCTCTGCACCTCCCGCCGCGGCATCGGTCCGCTCGTCGATGACCGCTGGGCCCAGGTGCAGCGCCTGGAggccgaggcgaggcggagggacGCCCacatcgccgcgctcgccagggaGCTCCGGCGGCTGCAGCGGGACAACGCCAGGCTGAGCAGGCAGCTCGTCGTCAGGAGTAGGAACGACGACCGTCGTCGCGGGGCGGGGATCTCCTTGCCGAAGGAGCTCGCGACGCCCGCGGCGCTCGTGAGACAGTTCGTGGCGGCGTCGAGGTCGGTCTGCGATTTCGCGGAGCTGCTGCTTGGTAATGGTACCTGCAgcctgacgacggcggcggcggcggcttcgtcGCCCGAGCCCTGTGTTGTCAGCGACGACGCAGATTCTGCAGCGGCGGCAGAGCAGGCGCGGTCGTGGAGGAGGTACTCGCTCGAGGCGCACCTGTGGCGAGCGATGCTGCTCGTCGGCGCCGAGGAGTGCTGCGGCGGCGACGCTGGTAGCAGCTTCCAGCGGATCATGAAGCCCCGCGACGCTCTCGACGCGCTGATGCAGTTCCCGCGCTCGGGGCTCTCGGCGTTCTGCCGGGCGGCTTACATTGCCGCCGTGCcgccggaggcggaggcggccgcGTGCGGGAACCTGGACCACAGGGCCTTCGTGTCCCGCGGCGGCCACCCGAGGACGCCGCTCTACCGCGCGTTCGCGGCCGCCGCGAGGTCCGTGTGGGCGCTTCGGGTGCTGATGACGGCGGTGGCGCCCTGCTCGGAGTCGGAGCTGGGGAGTGGGGATGGGGGTGGTGGTGTCAGGATGTTCTACGCGGGCAGGGGGAGCCTGTACGCGGCGGAGTTCATGGAGAGCGTGCCTGCGCTTAGCGCGGAAGAAGCTCGCCGCTTGGTGGCGGGTGAGGAGGAGAAGCTCAGCGTCGCATTTACCGTGACGCCCGGTGTCAAGGTCGGGGACACGGTGGTGCCGTGCAGGGTGCTTCTCTGTCGTCGCCGCAAGATAGCTTCTTTCTAGTgcattttgcttttctttacgctctatatctttgatatcGGCAGCCCAAATCTGCAAGACTTAGACTGTCTCTAGTAACACAACCCAAATACAAAATAGGTTATCTACAGTGTCTTTAGGTACCCAAAACATGGTCCAACCGATGACCAAAACACCGTAGCCATTTTGCATTGAACGACGAACAAAACGCAAATAAGCGTCTCGCTCTCGAGACGACAcaaatctctctccctctctcctgccTCCGCTCCTCCCTcccatctctctccctctcccggcAGGGACGGAGGCGGCTCGCCtcccggcggcagcagcagccggTGCAGCACCaccggcggcccctcccctctctcctgcCTCCGCTCCTCCCTcccatctctctccctctctcttccttccctccatttctctcccttcccctctcccttccctcccGAAGCGGCGACGGGCGCGACGCGGCGGCGCCTGCGCCTGCTACGGCCGGCCCCCGGTGGCCCCCTCCCTTCCTCCCACCCCCCGTGCGGGCGGACCCCCGGCGGCCGCGGCTGCCCCCCTCCGCGCGACCTCCTGCGGCCGGCCGGCGTGGCTCCGCTCTCCCTCCCCGTCCATGCTGTTCGCGCGAAAGGGGCCGCGCGCCTCGCCGGATCTGGCGCCGGAGCTCGCAGCTCGGTGGCCGGCCGCGGGGAAGACGAAGACGAAGACGCCGGAGCTCCGCGCCTCGCTGTTGGAGAAGAAAGGTTTTGGGTACGTGACCATTTCCCTGTACGTGACTCAAATCCTAGAATAAGTCTCGTGTTTGCGTTCCtaccgttggagacagtcttatatGTTGATATTAGTACCCCCAAATGTACAAGAGTTATATGTGACGTTGATAAGATCATTAATCTGGACATAATCTGAAGTTTGGTGGATGAATGAactaaataaaaagaagaaaaatccaTTTcgaaaaacaaaaagaagaaaatGTTAGAAAGGTCGTTCCGTCGATGCCAGTATGTAAGAGTGTTGAaagctttttttatatatatcaaCAAGGACCGCAACGTTAATTTGTAAATTTGGTACTCCACTGttttcaaattataaaacatCTTGACTTATCTAGATACATCACTACTTTTAGTACGTATCTAAACATAACACTAGCAGAGAAATGATctttgatccactttgaaatttggctgtagtcccgatatttttcgcgctcaggactagagaaacctttagtcccggttggtagctccaaccaggactaaaggtccctgctcaACGGCTGCTGCGCTAGGCTTTtgctggaggggacctttagtcccggttggagctaccaaccgggactaaaggttcacttttactcccggtttgtacctccaaccgggagtaaaagtctactcccggctggaggctctgtccgggactagaaagggacatttagtcTTGGTTTCTGTCTacaacagggactaaaggtcccctcctatataccccttgttcctccccgagcccgagccacttcgagctcagtgttcttgcttcatcgccggcctctcttcttccccatcaccggtgatcacaagatttcttccattcctctatcgattcttcggttctaaaggttaccaactttatactctcatgtttcatcagtagcttattttattttgtggactagatatatgtggtttttttatggtagatttttttatttataagtcatttaagctcaaaatcattttaaagtttgcatatttgggtgaagcaaggttaaagtagttattcaaaactagtattgagctttcatttctagcatgcatagcacacttcatgctttagagatatagagaattttagagtttttttttgaattttatttgtttataaaataagaaatttatattatattaaaaatgagtatagagagtagatggcaact
The sequence above is drawn from the Miscanthus floridulus cultivar M001 chromosome 15, ASM1932011v1, whole genome shotgun sequence genome and encodes:
- the LOC136509601 gene encoding protein GRAVITROPIC IN THE LIGHT 1-like codes for the protein MESSPAPARSARAPPTPTCTVPGLLVGLTKLFNLTKVCAAPTPAADDGNAEAAATTKPGHDPDPDPGPDPRLVLARLFDAVSALKSGYVKLQRAHFPYDPDKVALAGALASELDSVASLQCLCTSRRGIGPLVDDRWAQVQRLEAEARRRDAHIAALARELRRLQRDNARLSRQLVVRSRNDDRRRGAGISLPKELATPAALVRQFVAASRSVCDFAELLLGNGTCSLTTAAAAASSPEPCVVSDDADSAAAAEQARSWRRYSLEAHLWRAMLLVGAEECCGGDAGSSFQRIMKPRDALDALMQFPRSGLSAFCRAAYIAAVPPEAEAAACGNLDHRAFVSRGGHPRTPLYRAFAAAARSVWALRVLMTAVAPCSESELGSGDGGGGVRMFYAGRGSLYAAEFMESVPALSAEEARRLVAGEEEKLSVAFTVTPGVKVGDTVVPCRVLLCRRRKIASF